The following are encoded together in the Glycine max cultivar Williams 82 chromosome 8, Glycine_max_v4.0, whole genome shotgun sequence genome:
- the LOC100811355 gene encoding uncharacterized protein yields the protein MGNAAVTPCFHPKNSLLSSSSSSKLIFWDGTMRSLKGKHIASEIMLEFPNKVVCHANSFFIGHPIPALALEDELIQGEAYFVLPIDSFTCKTLSVSSLLSLGSHPNNKSTIKFGECAFEYLKGSNGRMLIKVTPEFITSLVNRSKRPCCPSSNVDNNFLCSTPELRKHYQMLVKSKDQVWSPKLETISEYKVKFSPGRFIGLERKEKEKAEVVSTR from the coding sequence ATGGGAAATGCAGCAGTGACTCCATGCTTTCATCCAAAGAATTCATTGTTATCGTCATCCTCATCGTCGAAACTTATTTTCTGGGATGGCACCATGAGATCTCTCAAGGGTAAGCACATTGCTAGTGAGATCATGCTTGAGTTCCCAAACAAGGTAGTTTGCCATGCAAATTCCTTCTTCATTGGACACCCAATTCCTGCTTTAGCCTTAGAGGACGAACTCATTCAAGGTGAAGCCTATTTTGTTCTCCCAATTGATAGCTTCACATGCAAAACCCTATCTGTGTCTTCACTCTTGTCCTTGGGATCACACCCAAATAACAAATCCACCATCAAATTTGGGGAGTGTGCTTTTGAGTACTTGAAAGGTTCCAATGGAAGGATGCTGATAAAGGTCACTCCTGAGTTCATCACAAGCCTAGTCAATAGAAGTAAAAGACCATGTTGCCCCAGCAGCAATGTTGACAACAACTTCCTATGTAGCACTCCTGAGTTGAGAAAACACTATCAAATGCTTGTGAAGTCTAAGGACCAAGTTTGGTCACCTAAGCTTGAAACCATTTCGGAGTACAAGGTTAAGTTTTCACCGGGTAGATTTATAGGtttagaaaggaaagaaaaagaaaaggcagaGGTTGTATCTACTAGATAG